In Candidatus Manganitrophaceae bacterium, one genomic interval encodes:
- a CDS encoding fibronectin type III domain-containing protein yields the protein MHNTLGKCGFILFIFMVLLIPMNGIASAMDATLTWSANTDTILAGYKIYYGTTSRKYNTPIDVGKQISYVLTNLPNQIHFFAVTSYDTGGHESAFSAEVSKAPSPDITAPLISSINASSITSAVATITWGTNEGANTQVQYGTTTSYGSSTTLISALVTVHSQALTGLQPTTLYHYRVLSRDAAGNLATSLDNSFTTPAAPDTTAPAMPTGLKASTVSSSQVNLTWTASTDNVKAIGYRIYRNGAQVGTSATTSYLDTGLASSTTYNYSLSAYDAAGNVSAQTAAVSAATLAAPDTAAPALSAIAAGSITTGGATITWTSSEAADTQVEYGTTLAYGTTTVVLPTKVTAHSQSLTGLLSATLYHYRVKSKDAAGNLAVSADATFTTATPADTTPPAVPAGLQAAAASSTQINLTWTVSTDNVKVAGYRVYRNGTQVGTTATASYADSGLVASTTYSYTISAYDAAGNASAQTSAVSVKTSAAPDTTAPVLSGIGTTGITSGGATVGWTTNEPATTQVEYGATATYGLLSTLNSTLATSHSVALTGLSASTVYHYRVISRDGAGNIATSGDNTFTTALPPDTTAPVISGIAAGNITPGGATLSWTTNESSDTQVEYGTTTAYGSATPIVSNRVTAHSQSLTGLLSATLYHYRVKSKDAAGNLAVSSDATFTTATPPDTAAPSVPAGLSATAASAGQINLAWSASTDNVKVTGYRVYRNGTQVGTAALPSYVDSGLTAATTYSYTVSAYDAAGNASAQTQAVSAKTLPPPDTTAPTLSGIGISGVTPGGATVGWTTNEPATTQVEYGTTTAYGTLSTLNTTLAASHSVALTGLSPSTTYHYRLLSRDAAGNLATSGDNSFTTAAPPDTTPPVISGMGAGSVTVNSAVIGWSTNEPADTQIEYGTTTTYGSFTAVVSTLVTSHAQSVSGLNPSTLYHYRVRSRDAAGNLTISGDGTFTTAMPPDTTAPSVPNGLSASAVSSSQINLSWSASTDNVKVAGYRIYRNGAQIATTTSTSYSNTGLSENTTYRYTVSAYDAAGNVSNQSASRSATTDRSRWGGR from the coding sequence GTGCACAATACCCTCGGAAAGTGTGGATTCATCCTTTTTATTTTTATGGTGTTACTGATTCCAATGAATGGAATCGCATCGGCAATGGATGCCACACTGACATGGAGTGCGAACACAGACACGATTTTAGCAGGATACAAAATCTATTATGGAACCACTTCACGGAAATATAATACCCCGATTGATGTTGGAAAGCAGATTTCTTATGTTCTGACGAATCTTCCCAACCAAATCCACTTTTTCGCTGTAACCTCTTACGATACCGGTGGTCACGAGAGCGCCTTTTCTGCAGAAGTCTCTAAAGCCCCCTCCCCCGATATTACAGCGCCGCTCATTTCGAGCATTAATGCGAGCAGCATTACCAGTGCTGTTGCAACCATCACCTGGGGGACGAACGAAGGAGCCAACACCCAGGTACAGTATGGAACGACGACCTCTTATGGATCATCAACCACTTTGATCTCAGCCCTGGTCACGGTCCATAGTCAAGCGCTCACTGGACTCCAGCCGACTACCCTTTACCATTATCGGGTCCTCAGCCGAGATGCGGCCGGCAATCTGGCTACGTCTCTCGATAATTCCTTCACGACTCCAGCCGCTCCAGATACCACCGCACCGGCGATGCCGACGGGCCTGAAGGCCAGCACGGTTTCGTCAAGTCAGGTCAATCTGACCTGGACCGCCTCGACCGACAATGTAAAAGCAATCGGATATCGGATCTACAGAAATGGTGCCCAAGTGGGGACGTCTGCAACGACGAGCTACTTGGACACCGGCCTCGCATCTTCCACGACGTACAACTACAGCCTCTCCGCCTATGATGCGGCCGGAAACGTCTCGGCGCAGACGGCGGCGGTCAGCGCCGCCACCCTCGCGGCGCCCGATACCGCCGCGCCGGCCCTCTCGGCGATCGCCGCCGGGAGCATCACGACCGGCGGAGCGACGATCACTTGGACCAGCAGTGAAGCGGCCGACACGCAGGTCGAATATGGAACGACCCTCGCTTACGGGACAACGACCGTCGTTCTCCCGACAAAGGTCACCGCCCATTCGCAGAGCCTCACCGGCCTTCTCTCGGCCACCCTCTATCACTACCGGGTCAAGAGCAAAGATGCCGCCGGTAACCTGGCGGTCTCGGCCGATGCGACCTTCACCACCGCCACCCCCGCCGACACGACCCCGCCTGCGGTGCCCGCCGGCCTTCAGGCGGCCGCGGCCTCTTCGACTCAGATCAATCTCACCTGGACTGTTTCGACCGACAATGTAAAAGTGGCCGGCTATCGCGTTTATCGGAATGGCACGCAGGTGGGAACGACCGCGACCGCAAGTTACGCCGACAGCGGTTTGGTTGCGTCGACGACCTACAGCTATACGATTTCGGCGTATGATGCCGCGGGGAATGCCTCGGCGCAGACGTCGGCGGTCAGTGTGAAGACGTCGGCGGCGCCCGACACGACCGCGCCGGTTCTCTCCGGAATCGGCACTACGGGGATCACCTCGGGGGGAGCGACCGTCGGTTGGACCACCAATGAACCGGCGACGACCCAGGTGGAATATGGCGCCACCGCCACGTATGGGCTCCTCTCCACCCTCAACAGTACCCTCGCAACCTCCCATAGTGTCGCCCTGACCGGCTTGAGCGCTTCGACGGTGTACCACTACCGGGTGATCAGCCGAGATGGGGCGGGGAACATCGCAACCTCGGGGGACAATACCTTCACCACCGCCCTCCCGCCTGATACGACCGCGCCGGTCATCTCCGGCATCGCGGCAGGGAACATCACCCCCGGCGGGGCGACCCTCAGCTGGACCACCAACGAGTCGTCCGACACGCAGGTGGAATATGGGACGACGACCGCTTATGGCAGCGCCACACCGATCGTTTCCAATCGGGTCACCGCACACTCCCAAAGCTTAACCGGCCTTCTCTCCGCGACCCTCTATCACTATCGGGTCAAGAGCAAAGATGCGGCGGGGAATCTGGCCGTTTCGAGCGATGCCACCTTCACCACCGCGACCCCCCCCGATACGGCGGCACCGTCGGTCCCGGCCGGGCTGAGCGCAACGGCGGCGTCGGCCGGTCAGATCAATTTGGCCTGGAGCGCCTCAACCGATAATGTGAAGGTGACCGGCTACCGGGTCTACCGCAACGGAACACAGGTCGGAACGGCCGCATTACCGAGCTACGTGGATTCCGGTCTTACTGCCGCGACCACTTACAGTTATACTGTCTCGGCCTACGACGCGGCCGGGAACGCCTCCGCGCAAACCCAGGCGGTCAGTGCGAAGACCTTGCCGCCCCCCGATACGACCGCGCCGACCCTCTCCGGAATCGGCATCAGCGGGGTGACCCCCGGCGGCGCGACCGTCGGTTGGACGACAAACGAGCCGGCGACGACCCAGGTGGAATATGGGACGACGACCGCCTATGGCACCCTCTCGACGCTGAATACGACCTTGGCGGCCTCTCACAGCGTGGCGCTCACCGGCCTGAGCCCTTCGACGACCTATCACTATCGGCTGCTCAGCCGGGATGCGGCCGGCAATCTGGCGACCTCGGGCGACAACAGCTTCACGACCGCCGCGCCGCCCGACACGACCCCGCCGGTGATCTCCGGAATGGGGGCGGGGAGCGTCACGGTCAACAGTGCCGTCATCGGTTGGAGCACGAACGAGCCGGCCGACACACAGATCGAGTATGGGACGACAACGACCTATGGCTCTTTCACCGCCGTCGTCTCGACCCTGGTCACATCGCATGCTCAGAGTGTGAGCGGGCTGAATCCCTCCACCCTCTATCACTATCGGGTGCGGAGCAGAGATGCGGCGGGGAATCTGACGATCTCCGGCGACGGGACCTTCACGACCGCAATGCCGCCCGACACCACCGCGCCGTCGGTGCCGAATGGCTTGAGCGCGTCGGCGGTCTCCTCCAGCCAGATCAACCTGAGTTGGAGCGCCTCAACCGACAACGTGAAAGTGGCCGGCTATCGAATTTACCGAAACGGAGCGCAGATTGCCACGACGACCTCGACGAGCTATTCGAATACCGGGCTTTCCGAGAATACAACGTACCGTTACACGGTCTCCGCGTATGATGCGGCGGGGAATGTCTCGAACCAGAGCGCCAGCCGTTCGGCGACCACGGACAGAAGCCGATGGGGAGGGCGCTGA